Proteins from one Thioflavicoccus mobilis 8321 genomic window:
- the hflK gene encoding FtsH protease activity modulator HflK has product MAWNEPGGGNQDPWGNKGGDQGPPDLDEVVRKLQEKLGGLFGGRRSGSGGGGFGGGAPSVRAIGIIAGILLLIWVATGIYIVGPAERGVELRFGAYTTTSGPGPHWHIPYPVESVVKVNVDEVSTFTHKASMLTKDENIVELELTVQSRIQDAADFLFQDQDPTKTLRDATETVVRTTIGASKLDYILTEGRGAIAVQIQQRVQDLMNQYKTGLLVTTVNMQPARPPEQVKDAFDDAIKAREDKERIENTAEAYANEILPKARGEAARIIADAKAYRDRVIAEAEGQAARFVAILAEYQKAPGVTRERLYLETMQEVLRQSSKVVVDVADSDSVMYLPLDQLLRQSRDKMALPPAPTSSESQSKSSTPGSRSVTPSRAVNRERSVR; this is encoded by the coding sequence ATGGCCTGGAACGAGCCAGGTGGTGGCAATCAAGACCCCTGGGGCAACAAAGGCGGCGACCAAGGGCCGCCGGACCTCGACGAGGTCGTGCGCAAGCTCCAAGAGAAGCTGGGTGGACTCTTCGGCGGCAGGCGCTCCGGCTCCGGTGGCGGTGGTTTCGGCGGCGGGGCTCCGAGTGTCCGGGCTATCGGCATCATCGCCGGTATCCTGCTGCTGATTTGGGTGGCGACGGGGATCTACATCGTGGGTCCGGCCGAGCGTGGCGTCGAGCTGCGCTTCGGTGCCTACACGACGACGAGCGGGCCCGGCCCCCACTGGCACATACCCTATCCGGTGGAGTCCGTCGTGAAGGTGAACGTCGATGAGGTCTCGACCTTCACGCACAAGGCGTCGATGTTGACCAAGGACGAGAATATCGTCGAGCTCGAGCTCACCGTGCAGTCGCGCATCCAGGATGCGGCCGATTTCCTCTTCCAGGATCAGGACCCGACCAAGACCCTGCGCGACGCCACCGAGACGGTGGTGCGCACGACGATCGGGGCGAGCAAGCTCGATTACATCCTGACCGAGGGGCGTGGCGCGATCGCCGTGCAGATCCAGCAGCGCGTCCAGGACCTGATGAATCAGTACAAGACCGGCCTGCTCGTGACCACCGTCAACATGCAACCGGCGCGACCGCCCGAGCAGGTCAAGGATGCCTTCGACGACGCGATCAAGGCGCGTGAAGACAAGGAGCGCATCGAGAATACTGCCGAGGCCTACGCCAACGAGATCCTGCCGAAGGCGCGCGGTGAGGCGGCTCGCATCATCGCCGATGCCAAGGCGTATCGCGACCGGGTCATCGCCGAGGCCGAGGGTCAGGCGGCCCGCTTCGTCGCGATCCTAGCGGAGTATCAGAAGGCGCCCGGCGTGACCCGCGAACGCCTCTACCTCGAGACGATGCAGGAGGTGCTACGCCAGAGCAGCAAGGTGGTCGTCGACGTCGCCGACAGCGACAGCGTGATGTACCTGCCACTCGATCAGCTCCTGCGCCAGTCGCGAGACAAGATGGCGCTGCCGCCGGCGCCGACCTCCTCGGAGAGTCAGTCCAAGTCGTCGACGCCGGGCAGTAGGTCCGTCACACCGAGCCGGGCGGTCAATCGCGAGCGGAGCGTACGTTGA
- the mutL gene encoding DNA mismatch repair endonuclease MutL: MPAMPKPIRLLSSQLIDQIAAGEVVERPASVAKELIENSLDAGARRIEVDLEQGGVKLLRIRDDGHGIPAEELALALARHATSKIGGLADLEAVASLGFRGEALPSIASVSRLTLTSRAAGADHAWQVRVDGDGRVGEPQPAAHPQGTTVEVRDLFFNVPARRKFLRTEKTELGHLEQVVRRMALVRPEIGLRLTHAGRSLLDLPAAADEAVVERRLEALLGAAFLGHALRLDAAAVGLRLHGWLVRPAFSRSQADMQFFFVNGRPVRDKLVAHAVRRAFQDVLHHARHPAYLLYLELPARLVDVNVHPAKQEVRFREGRQVHDFIFRSLQRRLAEGGLAGADVLEMAPSVPPDEQRDTAGRAFDVARPPSSAVPRQPAMPLRLGDEQAAYRFSFAAQRPPTTDRDGAPPSAMAESAAEEGSLPPLGLAIGQLSGIYVLAQAADGLVIVDMHAAHERIGYERLKAAWAAGRVTSQPLLVPVVVAVSAAEVALVEVHQGLLEGLGLAVDPLGHDRVAVRAIPALLQGADPERLVRDLLSDLAAHGDAGRIDAEIDRVLGTLACHRAVRAHHRLGLEEMNALLRDMERTARADQCNHGRPTWIKLTQQDLDRLFSRGR, encoded by the coding sequence ATGCCGGCCATGCCCAAACCGATTCGCCTGCTTTCCTCCCAGCTCATCGATCAGATCGCCGCTGGCGAGGTCGTAGAGCGCCCCGCGTCGGTCGCCAAGGAGCTGATCGAGAACAGCCTGGATGCCGGGGCCCGGCGCATCGAGGTCGATTTGGAGCAGGGCGGGGTGAAGCTCCTGCGGATCCGTGACGACGGCCACGGCATCCCGGCCGAGGAGTTGGCGCTGGCGCTGGCGCGCCATGCGACCAGTAAGATCGGCGGGCTGGCGGACCTGGAGGCGGTTGCGAGCCTCGGGTTCCGCGGCGAGGCGCTGCCGAGCATCGCCTCGGTCTCGCGCCTGACTCTGACCTCGCGCGCCGCCGGCGCGGACCACGCCTGGCAGGTGCGGGTCGACGGCGACGGGCGGGTCGGCGAGCCGCAGCCGGCGGCCCATCCTCAAGGCACCACGGTCGAGGTGCGCGACCTCTTCTTCAACGTGCCGGCGCGGCGCAAGTTCCTGCGTACCGAGAAGACCGAGCTCGGCCACCTCGAGCAGGTCGTGCGGCGCATGGCGCTGGTGCGTCCAGAGATCGGCTTGCGCCTGACCCATGCCGGCCGCAGCCTGCTCGATCTGCCGGCCGCGGCCGATGAGGCGGTCGTCGAACGCCGCCTCGAGGCGCTGCTCGGCGCGGCCTTTCTGGGTCATGCCCTGCGTTTGGACGCCGCAGCGGTCGGCCTGCGCCTGCACGGCTGGCTGGTGCGCCCGGCCTTCTCGCGCAGCCAGGCCGATATGCAGTTCTTTTTCGTCAACGGCCGGCCCGTGCGCGACAAGCTGGTCGCCCACGCGGTCCGCCGGGCCTTCCAGGACGTCCTTCATCACGCCCGCCACCCGGCCTATCTCCTCTATTTGGAGCTGCCGGCCCGGCTGGTCGACGTCAACGTCCATCCGGCCAAGCAAGAGGTGCGCTTCCGCGAGGGGCGCCAGGTACACGATTTCATCTTCAGGAGTTTGCAGCGGCGCCTGGCCGAGGGTGGCCTCGCCGGGGCCGATGTCCTCGAGATGGCGCCCTCGGTGCCCCCGGATGAGCAGCGGGACACGGCGGGGCGCGCCTTCGACGTCGCTCGACCACCGTCGTCCGCGGTACCGCGTCAGCCGGCGATGCCGCTGCGCCTCGGCGACGAACAGGCTGCCTACCGCTTCAGCTTCGCGGCCCAGCGTCCACCGACGACGGACCGGGACGGCGCACCCCCATCGGCAATGGCCGAATCCGCCGCCGAGGAGGGGTCGCTGCCGCCGCTCGGCCTCGCGATCGGTCAGCTGAGCGGGATCTACGTCCTCGCCCAGGCGGCCGATGGCCTCGTCATCGTCGATATGCACGCGGCTCACGAGCGGATCGGCTACGAACGCCTGAAGGCGGCCTGGGCGGCCGGGCGGGTGACGAGCCAGCCGCTCCTGGTGCCGGTGGTCGTCGCCGTGAGCGCCGCCGAGGTGGCGCTGGTCGAGGTCCACCAGGGGCTGCTCGAGGGGCTTGGGCTCGCCGTCGATCCGCTCGGCCACGACCGGGTCGCGGTGCGGGCGATCCCGGCTCTGCTCCAGGGCGCCGACCCCGAGCGGCTCGTGCGCGATCTGCTGTCGGACCTGGCGGCGCACGGCGATGCCGGGCGCATCGATGCCGAGATTGACCGGGTCCTCGGGACGCTCGCCTGCCACCGAGCGGTGCGTGCCCACCACCGGCTCGGTCTCGAGGAAATGAACGCCCTGCTGCGCGATATGGAGCGCACCGCGCGAGCCGACCAGTGCAATCATGGTCGCCCGACCTGGATCAAGCTGACCCAGCAGGACCTCGACCGGCTCTTCTCCCGTGGACGCTGA
- a CDS encoding ATP phosphoribosyltransferase regulatory subunit → MDAERWLLPVGIEEILPPQAEVVEGLRRDLLDLYRSWGYELVFPPFIDYLDSLLTGTGHDLDLQTFKLTDQVTGRLLGVRADMTPQVARIDAHQLRRDVPTRLCYLGTVLHSRPDGFAGTRSPLQIGAEIYGHAGPESDVEILRLVMLTLEAAGLGSAYLDLGHVGIFRGLARQAGLQPEDERALFSVLQRKALPEIESLIATLGVAEPAASMLLALAELCGDDALDRAASVLASADLGVREAVDYLRRVADELHCWLPEVPVHFDLAELRGYRYKTGVVFAAFVPGWGQEIARGGRYDDIGRVFGRARPAVGFSADLKGLLRQGAPAAAVVDGAVFAPWSADPALQDEVARLRRAGRRVVTELPGQAVSPARLGCTEQLVCKDGLWVSIPCE, encoded by the coding sequence ATGGACGCTGAGCGATGGCTGTTGCCGGTCGGGATCGAAGAGATCCTGCCGCCACAGGCCGAGGTCGTCGAGGGGCTGCGCCGCGACCTGCTGGACCTCTATCGCAGTTGGGGCTACGAGCTCGTCTTTCCGCCCTTCATCGATTACCTCGACTCGCTGTTGACCGGGACCGGCCACGACCTCGACCTGCAGACCTTCAAGCTCACCGACCAGGTCACCGGTCGGCTGCTCGGCGTGCGCGCCGACATGACTCCGCAGGTCGCGCGGATCGATGCGCACCAACTGCGTCGCGACGTGCCGACCCGGCTCTGCTACCTGGGCACCGTGCTGCATTCCCGCCCGGACGGTTTCGCCGGCACCCGCAGTCCCCTGCAGATCGGCGCCGAGATCTACGGCCACGCCGGGCCCGAAAGCGACGTCGAGATCCTGCGCCTGGTCATGCTGACGCTCGAGGCTGCCGGTCTCGGCTCGGCCTATCTCGATCTCGGTCATGTCGGCATCTTCCGCGGTCTCGCCCGCCAGGCGGGGCTCCAGCCGGAGGACGAGAGGGCGCTCTTCTCGGTCTTGCAGCGCAAGGCCTTGCCCGAGATCGAGTCGTTGATCGCGACACTCGGTGTCGCCGAGCCGGCGGCCTCGATGCTGCTGGCGCTCGCCGAACTTTGCGGCGATGATGCGCTCGATCGGGCGGCGAGCGTGCTCGCTTCGGCCGACCTGGGGGTACGTGAGGCGGTCGATTATCTGCGCCGGGTCGCCGACGAATTGCACTGCTGGCTCCCCGAGGTACCGGTGCACTTCGATCTGGCGGAGCTGCGCGGCTACCGCTACAAGACGGGCGTGGTGTTCGCGGCCTTCGTGCCGGGCTGGGGCCAGGAAATCGCTCGCGGCGGGCGCTACGACGATATCGGTCGCGTCTTCGGTCGGGCGCGTCCGGCGGTCGGTTTCAGTGCCGATCTCAAGGGCTTGCTGCGCCAAGGGGCACCTGCGGCGGCTGTGGTTGACGGGGCGGTGTTCGCCCCCTGGTCCGCCGACCCGGCGCTCCAGGACGAGGTGGCGCGACTGCGCCGCGCCGGGCGGCGGGTGGTCACCGAGCTGCCCGGGCAGGCGGTGTCGCCGGCCCGCCTCGGCTGTACAGAACAACTGGTCTGCAAAGACGGACTGTGGGTTTCAATTCCCTGTGAATGA
- the hfq gene encoding RNA chaperone Hfq encodes MSKGQSLQDPFLNALRKERVPVSIFLVNGIKLQGQIESFDQFVVLLKNNVSQMIYKHAISTVVPARNVKLPSASDAGQPEPGNV; translated from the coding sequence ATGTCCAAGGGTCAAAGTCTACAAGACCCGTTCCTCAATGCCTTGCGCAAGGAGCGGGTGCCCGTCTCTATCTTCCTCGTGAATGGAATCAAATTGCAGGGGCAGATCGAGTCTTTCGACCAATTCGTGGTGCTGTTGAAGAACAACGTCAGTCAAATGATCTACAAGCATGCGATCTCGACGGTCGTGCCGGCGCGCAATGTCAAGCTGCCCTCGGCGAGCGATGCAGGCCAGCCGGAGCCCGGCAACGTCTAA
- a CDS encoding DUF2065 domain-containing protein, giving the protein MWHALLVALALLLVVEGIWPFLSPGRFRQALLEVAGADDQTLRIAGLISMLAGVGLLYLFN; this is encoded by the coding sequence ATGTGGCACGCCTTGTTGGTCGCGCTCGCGCTCTTGCTCGTGGTCGAGGGGATCTGGCCATTTCTGAGCCCGGGTCGATTTCGCCAGGCGCTGCTCGAGGTCGCCGGGGCCGACGATCAGACACTGCGTATTGCCGGTCTGATCAGTATGCTGGCCGGGGTCGGCCTGCTCTATCTCTTCAATTGA
- the hflC gene encoding protease modulator HflC, with amino-acid sequence MSQARAFIPVGVAALGLLLYTATFVVNEWQVAIKLRLGEIVGIYDKPGLHFKLPFVNNIESFDRRIQTLDSRPQRFLTIEKKDVIVDSYAKWRIADAAQFFRSTSGDSARIARLLSERINTSLRDEFGKRTIQEVVTEDRKALMIQLAKDIDRRAADLGVEVVDVRVKKIDLPAEVSESVYARMRAERERVARDLRALGSEAAERIRADADRQRTVTIADAYRDAEVLRGEGDAKSAQIYATAYTQDSDFYSFYRSLEAYRAAFGRGDGLMVLEPDSEFFKYFKEQTAP; translated from the coding sequence ATGAGTCAAGCGAGAGCCTTTATCCCGGTCGGTGTCGCGGCGCTCGGGCTGCTCCTCTATACCGCGACCTTCGTCGTCAACGAATGGCAGGTGGCGATCAAGCTGCGCCTCGGTGAGATCGTAGGTATCTACGACAAGCCCGGTCTGCACTTCAAGCTGCCGTTCGTCAACAACATCGAGAGCTTCGATCGGCGCATCCAGACGCTCGATTCGCGCCCGCAGCGCTTCCTGACGATCGAGAAGAAGGACGTTATCGTCGATTCCTACGCCAAGTGGCGCATCGCCGATGCGGCCCAATTCTTCCGTTCGACCAGCGGTGACAGCGCGCGTATCGCCCGATTGCTCTCGGAACGCATCAACACCAGCCTGCGCGACGAGTTCGGCAAGCGAACGATCCAGGAAGTCGTCACCGAGGACCGCAAGGCGCTGATGATCCAGCTGGCGAAGGACATCGACCGGCGGGCCGCGGATCTCGGCGTCGAGGTCGTCGACGTGCGGGTGAAGAAGATCGACCTGCCGGCCGAGGTCAGCGAATCGGTCTACGCCCGGATGCGCGCCGAGCGGGAGCGCGTCGCCCGCGACCTGCGCGCCCTGGGTTCGGAGGCGGCCGAGCGCATCCGCGCCGACGCCGACCGGCAGCGCACGGTGACGATCGCCGATGCCTACCGCGACGCCGAGGTGCTGCGTGGCGAGGGGGACGCGAAGTCGGCCCAGATCTACGCCACGGCCTACACGCAGGACTCGGATTTCTACTCCTTCTATCGCAGCCTGGAGGCCTATCGAGCCGCGTTCGGTCGTGGGGACGGCCTGATGGTGCTTGAGCCGGATTCGGAGTTCTTCAAGTATTTCAAAGAACAGACGGCGCCTTGA
- the miaA gene encoding tRNA (adenosine(37)-N6)-dimethylallyltransferase MiaA translates to MGPTAARKTELAVQLVERLPCEIVSVDSAMIYRGMDIGTAKPGPEILARAPHRLIDIAEPNEAYSAARFREDALREMAAIVAAGRIPLLVGGTRLYFHALQHGLSVLPQADAAVRARLDEEARALGWDALHRRLAEVDPVTAGQVHPNDPQRIQRALEVYLIAGRPLSALLAASQKRFMLPYRVLKLVRAPRERAVLHARIAARFEQMLAAGFEAEVRRLRQRGDLTPDLPAMRCVGYRQMLKYLDGGYNYREMVQRGIVATRQLARRQLTWLRAESDCVWIFDETDPLAVALTMIERERLTAAVDSEIDWGSRDLE, encoded by the coding sequence ATGGGGCCGACCGCGGCGCGTAAGACCGAGCTGGCCGTTCAGCTCGTCGAGCGCTTGCCGTGCGAGATCGTCAGCGTCGACTCGGCGATGATCTACCGCGGCATGGACATCGGCACGGCCAAGCCGGGTCCGGAGATCCTGGCGCGCGCCCCGCACCGGCTGATCGATATCGCCGAACCGAACGAGGCCTATTCGGCGGCACGCTTTCGCGAGGACGCCCTGCGCGAGATGGCGGCCATCGTCGCGGCCGGGCGCATCCCCCTGCTGGTCGGTGGCACCAGGCTCTATTTCCATGCCCTCCAGCACGGCCTGTCGGTGCTGCCGCAGGCCGACGCGGCCGTACGTGCGCGCCTCGACGAGGAGGCGCGCGCGCTCGGCTGGGACGCCTTGCATCGGCGCCTCGCCGAGGTCGATCCGGTGACCGCTGGCCAAGTCCATCCGAACGACCCGCAGCGCATCCAGCGCGCATTGGAGGTCTATCTCATCGCCGGCCGGCCGCTGAGTGCCTTGCTCGCGGCAAGCCAGAAGCGCTTCATGCTACCCTACCGCGTGTTGAAGCTGGTGCGGGCGCCGCGCGAGCGGGCGGTATTGCATGCCCGGATCGCCGCGCGTTTCGAGCAAATGCTCGCCGCCGGGTTCGAGGCCGAAGTACGCCGACTGCGGCAGCGGGGCGATCTGACGCCGGACCTCCCGGCGATGCGCTGTGTCGGCTACCGACAAATGTTGAAATATCTTGACGGCGGTTATAATTACCGAGAAATGGTGCAGCGCGGCATCGTCGCCACGCGCCAACTCGCCCGGCGGCAGCTGACCTGGCTGCGGGCGGAGTCGGATTGCGTATGGATCTTCGACGAGACAGACCCGCTTGCGGTCGCGCTGACCATGATCGAGCGTGAGCGTCTTACCGCTGCGGTCGACAGTGAAATCGACTGGGGCAGCCGAGACCTCGAATAG
- the hflX gene encoding ribosome rescue GTPase HflX, whose product MLERPRSGEQAVLVNLTIGPSDGEAAAEELRQLADAAGAVCVGTLGGSRAVPDARLFIGSGKAEELKGLVAAEGADLVIFNHVLSPAQQRNLERELGRRVVDRTGLILDIFAQRARSFEGKLQVELAQLEHLATRLVRGWTHLERQKGGIGLRGPGETQLETDRRLLDKRIAVLKRRLARIGAQRDQGRRARRKAELPAVALVGYTNAGKSTLFNRLTGAGVYQADQLFATLDPTLRRLPLPSGQVVTVADTVGFVSDLPHELVAAFRATLEETRSAELLLHVIDAAAATRDRQIEDVTAVLAEIGAEAVPQLQVMNKIDLLEDAMPRVEYDAQGRPARVWLSAGDGVGLDLLMAAIAERCRGADTRRRVRLAPRDGRLRAWLYSHGQVLVDVELPAGGWEIEVRIPALALERLRHRDPAAASVLDAAPDMADQSVVDWPTMLAG is encoded by the coding sequence ATGCTTGAACGTCCCCGAAGCGGCGAGCAGGCCGTGCTCGTCAATCTCACGATCGGCCCGAGCGACGGCGAGGCGGCCGCCGAGGAGCTGCGCCAGCTCGCCGATGCCGCCGGGGCGGTCTGCGTCGGCACCCTCGGCGGGTCCCGTGCGGTCCCCGATGCGCGGCTCTTCATCGGCTCGGGCAAGGCCGAGGAGCTCAAGGGGTTGGTCGCCGCCGAAGGGGCCGACCTCGTCATTTTCAATCACGTCCTGTCGCCGGCGCAGCAGCGCAACCTGGAACGCGAGCTCGGCCGCCGCGTCGTCGATCGCACCGGGCTGATCCTCGATATCTTCGCCCAGCGGGCGCGCTCGTTCGAGGGCAAGCTCCAGGTCGAATTGGCGCAGCTCGAACATCTGGCGACGCGCCTGGTGCGCGGCTGGACGCACCTCGAACGGCAGAAAGGTGGCATCGGGCTGCGCGGGCCGGGCGAGACCCAGCTCGAAACCGACCGCCGTCTCCTTGACAAGCGGATCGCGGTCCTCAAGCGACGCCTGGCGCGTATTGGTGCGCAACGCGACCAGGGCCGTCGGGCGCGGCGTAAGGCCGAGCTGCCAGCGGTAGCCCTGGTCGGCTATACCAACGCCGGCAAGTCGACCCTCTTCAATCGCCTCACCGGGGCCGGCGTCTATCAGGCCGATCAGCTCTTCGCGACCCTGGATCCGACGCTACGTCGTCTGCCGTTGCCGAGCGGCCAGGTCGTGACGGTGGCCGATACGGTCGGGTTCGTCAGCGATCTGCCGCACGAGCTGGTCGCTGCCTTCCGGGCGACCCTCGAGGAGACGCGCAGCGCCGAGCTCCTGCTGCATGTGATCGATGCCGCCGCGGCGACGCGCGATCGGCAGATCGAGGATGTCACGGCGGTGCTTGCCGAGATCGGCGCCGAGGCCGTGCCGCAGCTTCAGGTGATGAACAAGATCGATCTGCTCGAGGATGCCATGCCGCGCGTCGAATACGATGCGCAGGGACGTCCGGCTCGGGTGTGGCTGAGCGCCGGCGACGGAGTCGGCCTCGATCTATTGATGGCGGCGATCGCCGAACGTTGCCGCGGGGCCGACACCCGCCGGCGCGTGCGTCTGGCGCCACGGGATGGCCGGCTGAGGGCCTGGTTGTACAGTCATGGGCAGGTCCTCGTGGACGTCGAGCTGCCGGCGGGCGGCTGGGAGATCGAGGTGCGGATTCCGGCCCTGGCGCTGGAGCGGCTGCGTCACCGCGATCCGGCCGCGGCGTCGGTGCTCGATGCGGCGCCCGACATGGCGGATCAGAGCGTGGTCGACTGGCCTACGATGCTGGCCGGTTGA